The Anopheles gambiae chromosome 2, idAnoGambNW_F1_1, whole genome shotgun sequence genomic sequence GAAGGTGGATTGTGCTTATGTACACATCCTCCCCCGAAGCGAGCAAATGGAACAATCATATAGCCGGCGGAAAGAGGAGGCacagcaagagagaaagaaaaaaactagaTCTTCCTCCACCTTTCACCTCAACCTCCGATGAAGAATGCATCAGCTCAGAGATCGGTCGTGCCACCGTTCGCTAAGACAAATCGCTTTCATACCCATTCGTAAGCCGTGGACTGTTGGGCGAGCTCCATCTCCAGTGGTAGTGAAGATCAGCTCGATCACAGCGTTTGCGCGGGCCTAATAGCGagattataattatttaaagctTGCCTGTGTTTACTACGCTGAGAGAGTTTGAAAGCGATTGAGAAGGGAAAAACTGGTTGGAAATGTCTGGAAATTGCATTACTTAAGCCCTCTGTCAAACTGAGTGCAATGAAAAAAACCCTTTAAAATCCTGAAACTTATTGTGAAATGTCTACGCAAGACATTCCTGAATGCATTACTGAAAACAACTGAGTCACTCCGCACACTGGACCGTTTGTCAATCAAAGGTAAAGGGAAAGCACTACactacatacacactcacgaGACAATAAGAGCGAAACAATTGCCACTAAAGAATAGTAAGATTCGTCACAGCAAGTGCTGCTAACCCTTGCAGTGTACGCTATGTAAGATTGTACATAAAAAGGCATGAATTAAATTCCTTCTAGGGAATTCATGTCTTTGAATATTTGTAACTCATActttatcaatttatttactTCCTTCACAAACAACTTAAATGCAGAGTTGTGCAGTTAAAGGTTAATCCCACAATGGAACCACACACTGACGACACACGCTCGCTAAATCCCGCAATGGGTCTGTAGGGCAGTAAAACGAATGGtgatcacacatacacagtctGATGGCCACAAAGTGATAGTCACAAAGCCCTCTAACGATGCACAATTGTGCAGCTTTATGGGCTGCGTATTAAGCACAGAAGATCTCCCGCCTTAGTACAAGTGCCATTAGGCAACCGGTAATCTTTAAATCGAACGCTCAACCCTCCTCATTCATCTTCAACATACATGTCAGCAGAATCTGCCTAAATCTGTATCGATTGTGTGAAGCAAAAGATCATCTAATTATTTTCGACCATTTCGGGGCACTTTGCATCCGCTCCGGCATCGCCACTGCCACGGGTTGAAGGCCAATGGGGGGGACTCGAaacgtttcgtttgcttttaaaACTAAAGCGCTTTTAATGGTTCGGCACGGAATGCTCACTGTTTTCGCACATTTTAGCGAACGGCTGTGAAATCCAATTTGAATGAGggatcgcaacaaaaaaaaacaagagtatCGAATAGGAAGAGCAGAAGAACCGAAACAAAAGACATCAATGCGCACCAAAGCGAGTGAGCGATGTTCGTCGCTTTCGGGACTAGCTGTTGAAGTACGGAAAGAGTCCTTTCAAGACATCCGAACGTTAGCATATCGATTCAGCTAAATCTCTTGATGTGTGTACACAAATTGCTTCACTAATTCTACACTACTCTATCCCCATGTGATATGGCTATCTCGATCCTCCTCATCCACACCTGCCCTACTAATTACTAGCCCAAAACGGCAAACCGAACCTTTCGCTTTCTGCTTCTTTTCGTGGAAATTCCCAACctagcaaaaaacaaaaaaaaacaatcaactaACGAAGGTAACAGTGCGCCAATATCAACACGGCAATAAGTGCCCGTTGCCGACCGGGAAAGGTAGCTTTATTTTCATCCTGAAAGTGAATGGCATGAGCATGGAGGTACCGAaatgagcaaacaaacaaacgaaacataCAACTttggccaaacaaaaaaaaacggccaagTATCATCCCCCGTTCGCTGCATGCGCCGGATCGTTAATTTTATTACGCATCCTCCTGTTCGCAATCGTCCAGACCAGACAGTCGTTCGGATAGGTCAGTTTATACCTTCCCCCCCGGTTAGGCGTAGCAGGCGTAGAGATAAAACACCCGACCATGAGGCTCTCCTATCAATCAACTGCCACgacctgcccccccccccccccctttctaACGGATGGAGCAGGGGTTTAATCTACGGTCGCTCGTCTTTTAAGTGAACTGATGGGAAAAGGTGCCGAGTCTATTCCCCGAAGGTGGAATCGCATAAAACCAAATTATGTCACAGCAGTGCTCTCGGatcgaacaaaaaaccaaaaacaactgGAAAGTAATTTACTTCTAATTGAGATTTCAATTGCACAAGATGTTATGAGACGATCAATTCCTGCTAATCGTATCTTGGTGTTCCTTAGCTGTAGTAGAAAGTCCCATTTCGTCTCATATCCTACTTGACTGTGGTGAGCCAACCTCCTGTGGTGTTAAAACATCACAACGCTCATCTTTATCTAATCCACCGCAATTCTTGTGTCACCATTTCTATCTGACTTTTTAATTTCTCTAAAAGTGTCTTTCTTTCCCATTTCATCGTCCACTTCCGCGACGCTTCCCACCGCCACAGCAACCACCCACGCGTGATCCTGCCTAAACTCCCACGTGTGATCATGGGCACAACAAAAATTAATCGTAAATCCCGCCGCTCCATGCAAAAACTCCGAATCCATCCTGGAGCTCCTTTCACAACCGGGCGCCGATGATGATAATCGAAGCGTCTTCAGCGCAACCTTCACGCGCATCACACCACAGAACGGGTTAGCGCGCGCAGAGTTCAACTCCTGGCGTATGTGATCTTCTCTCTAGTGGAGGGGCAGCCTGCATAACCACGAACCGAGAGGGCTCGCTTTGCTTATCATGCATTCGCTCGTGGCCTTAAAGATGCACATGCCATGTCTCGACTCGATTGCAAACCTCAAGCGGCCGCCAGCTCAAAGCGCAATGGCTCGGTGGCTTAGAGCTCTCAGTGCACGGTGGGAACTCCGGATAAGAAAAGATCGGCAAGCAACTCCACTAgaaacacaggcacacacggTGCTGTGGTCAAGCCGCAAATCAAAGACACTTTGGCGGTAGCGAGACGGAGTGCGGCCTCATCGGGCGAGCGATTACTTTTACTTTTGCTGACCACAGCCACAACCGTCATCACCACCGCGTCATCATCAAGCGTTTTACGGGGAGGCCCTGCCACAACGGCATAACAATAAATATGATTTTTACATCCCATTTCCACTGTCCCGCTCCTAATCTCCGCAACGAATCGAACCGAAGGCTTGGTGGCTACACTTTAggatacaattttattttaatcttaCGACACTAATGCATCCATCACTCTCCTGCCTCATCATCAGTCTTGTACAAAACATGaacagaataaaaacaaaaacaaaagcaaacaaacagtaaAATAATGTCAATAGAACAAAATGACAAAGTAATGGCACAGAGTGCTTTCCAGGATCTTCTCCACCTCCTCAATGTTCGCTCGACGATTCGTCTGCATCCAGCGCATGGTCCGTCTCGGTCGGCGAGCAGGGCCGTATGTTGTACAGCAGCTCGAGCGAATCGTTCAGCCGCAGATAGTTTTCCTCCAGTATCGTTTTCAGCGTGACAAAGTCCCGCAAACCCCAGCCCTTCTGGGGCGTCCGGTCGAAGTACTGGCGGATCGTCTTGCTGATCGTCTTCTCCGGCTCGAGGTGTATCAGCTGGAAGGTACACTCCATCCTGCGAGTGGGAGAGACGCGATCAATAGTCACAAAAAGCAGGACAAATCCACGAAATAATGCGCTTACCAGCAGGGTCTGCCGTGCACCAGCTCCAGATAGATGCCGAAGTGATCCTCCGATATGACGCACCACGCCATGATGCGCCAGGTGCGCCCCATGCAGTCGGAAAACTCGTTCGAGTACACCACCTTGTTGTCGTCGAAGGTGGAAAAGTTCTGCACCACAAAGACGCCCGTCTCGAACAGGTGCGGAATTTCACTGAAATTccaaaaatgaaacgaaattgTGCTGATTAAGATGCCCTTCCCGCTCTGATCTGCTAGCACCTGGCGCACTCACATCTTCAGGCTGGCCGGTACGCGGATCTGCTTGAAGTCGCGGATCGGCATCAGCCGGATCGCATTGCAGGCGGCCACGATCTTCGGCTTCATCTGTATCAGCTGCGGCTTGCTGTGGAACTCCATGTCGTAGCGCATCGCCTGCAGCTTCTCGTTCACCTCCTCGATCTCGGTCATCAGCTTGAACTGGTGCACGCGCAGCTTCGTCAGCTTCTGCTCCTCCTGCCGGTCGAGGCTGTTCAGTGCGGCGACCATGATCGCCTCCAGCTCCTTGTGCTTGACGGTCTTCACCCGCCGGATCAGCTCCACGTTGCGGTCGATCTtgtccagcagcagcgacagctTGTCCCGGTAGTGCTCCACCTTCTCCAGCTCGCCGTCCAGCAGGGCCACGTGCTGCTCGTACGTCACCTGCAGCGCCTTGAACGTGTGGTCCCGGTGCTGTCCCGCATCGCCGTCCCCGCCCGTCGCACACACCTCGCACACGCACTGCTCGCAGGTGGAGCAGTAGAAGTTCACCCGCTTGCGATGCTTCGGGCAGAGGTCGGCCGCGGGCACGAGGCTTTCCTCCCCTGGCTTGCCGTCACGCTCCTCGCTGCCGCAGGTCAGCGCACGCAGGTtgcgctgcagctgctggatgTCGTCGAACCAGCGCACCTTCACGAGCTGATCCAGCTGCAGGAAGATCTTGCAGTTCGGGCAGCTCTGGCTGCTGCCCGAATCGAGCCACTCGCCGATACAGTCGTAGCAGTACAGCTTCGAGCACTGGGGGCACAGGTGCGGATCCTCCAGCCGGCCGAAGCAGATCGTACACTTGAAGATGTCGTTGATGTGCGAGAGGACGTGCCGGCGGGAGGAAGCGTCCCGGGCCGAGGAGCTGCTGACCGACAGGGACAGCGTCGCGTTGGGCGAGTCAGGCGGCGAGCAGCTCATCGAGCTGTGGTAGGAGGTGGTGGTAGCGCCGACGGAGGAGGACATAGAGGCAGAAGAGCTGCCTGGAATGGTGCTCGAATGGGCGGAAGCGGTGGAGGGTGCGTGCCGGCGGGAGTCGCTTCGATTGCTGGAGCTAGCCATACCGACGAGGGATAAATCTCTgccaaaaggaaaaaaaggtagGAATGGTTAGGTTCGCTGGACGGCAACCGTCACCACGATATCAATTTTGGATGCATACTGGACTAGCGAACGATGCATCTTCACAAACAaccattaaaacacacactaaAATAGCGCCGAAATGTGAGCtcagaaaacacacactcactctcttcgtgcTGGGGTAAAATGGCGACTAGCACCGCACTATCGCCGATCGATCGAAACACGAACGAATCCACAGCACGCACGTTCGTTAagttagaagaaaaaaaggcccAATCGGCATTGCCATAAACCTCCTCGAAAGCTCTAGATACGTGTGAGGTGGGCACAACAAAGTGGCtgtatcattttgttttttaaataattaccaggcaattaaatgaaaaaggtTCATCTTCATTCTTGACGCTGTCCATGCAAACAAAGTCACTAATTAAAAGTGGCTCCAAAACCGCCGGGCCAAGGTCTGGTAGGAAAGAAGGAAGGTGAAGCAGATACAGGCACTAAATACACGCCCCAGTTGTCATGAGGTAATTCCAGGCTGATGGAGTGAATTTTCAAGTACATTGTCATGCAAATTTGGtgaaaaatagcaacaaaaaacgaagaagaaaaaacaagggTGAGGTGTACTTGCCATCTCTGCTGGGTGTACTGTTGTAGTAAAAGCAATCAGTGCATGAACAGTGCGAACAGTGAGCAAGCAATTAAGTTACGAGAAAATGATCTCGTTTTGCAATTTAGCATCCGGTTGAAGGTAAAGGtggtgtgtctctgtgtgccATTGTCGGTTGTCATCTTACCGTAGTACTCACCTTATTACGACATCAATTGCAGTGTTTCCAGCGACTGTTTTGGTACTTGACCAGTTAGCAAAGGATTAGAAAGCTATaagtaaatataaaaaaatgcgaGCAATTAGAAGAAGATGAGTTTAGAAGCAAACACGACTGTGAGCAAATAGGAATAAATTAAACGATCAAGCGAAAGGGGGGCACTATACTCAACACTACACGATCATGATCGATCTGCAACTAAACGTATGAACCAACAGTAACAAATTAAACATACTAATTAGCACAATTCAGAAGAGAGAAGTAAAAGCATTCACCACGTTATATTGCAACCCCCCCGCCCTTTACAGTCCCTCAAAACGGAAGGGGAGTGATGCAAACGGTACGATCACGAAACAAAGAGATCCACGGATCATTGCGCGAATCTCACCAAGCTGCGAGCACGCAGCATCCCGCCCCATTTCCCACTTTCGCTGTCAGCGCAGTGAGATGAATGGGTGGTTGGTGCACTGTATCAACCcctcttttgtgtgtgtgtgtgtctgtgcggtGGAATAGGGAGGAAGGTTATTAGCATTTTCTCACTGAAGATGAAATTTATGCTTCTCGCTAACAGCCTAGTTACCCCACGATCAATATTGCTCTGTTAAGACACGTTACGTTAGCACACATTTACCCGAAACCGAAACAGAACTACTGCTACTGATTTCCGGGATTTTCCGCCGCATTTCCCGCATCATCACACATCATagtgcacgcacacacgcgcgcgcggtaCTTGTACGAACAAACACAACGTACACGCACTGCACATGCAATTCACATCTACTAGCGTACGGGCACGGGTGGGACGGACCAATGGTGCTGGCTAATTTTATCGATACCTTCGGTGTTGGCCAACGCGTTGTTCACGCGCACTGATTACGCACGTGTACGGGCTCATACTTGCCCGTTTGGCGAGGGAATtttcacacaccaacacagtGAGCACACGGTCTGGCTGCCCCAAGTTCATGGCCCAAGGGCATTAAACTCTCACGCACAAAGGAACgggtttacattttttttaattatcctGCTGGAGAACGAACCTTTGGAGTTGTGACACTTTGACTGCACTGAAGCGTTGTTCGCACAGCGACAAGCACGGGGGTTTGCATCAACGTGGTTCTGTGCGTCTAATCTCGATTGCTGTTGGCGCTCTCTTCTCGGACTAACGTTACTAAACCAATTTCCCAACGTTCGATCGACAGAGACACACGAGCTTCTACCAACACCAATGACGGTGACGCTTGCAaactgtttttgttcttcttgaGTTCTTTGGCACGCGCACATTCACGCACGACTTTATTATAGATTTCTTTGTTCTGTATCGCCAGGCAGCATTAGTAGTGggtagttttaaaataaccttTGAAAACGTTTACTGGTCAATTTGAATCTTCATTATGAGGGTTTCAAaacccaccaacagatggcgttGTTGTATCGCTAATCAACAAATTTATTTCGAATCTTTGGGATAATTTGAGGAAAATTAGgaatattattgaaaaaagAGCATTTCGTCTCATTTCACACTCATATTACATGAGATATGTTAAATTAAAGGGATTTTTTCAGTATCATTTGCAACATTTCGTGTCGGTTCACGATACCTTCTCTATTCAATATGGCCGCCCGCTCCTTGCTTTAACCAACCTGCTCATCTATAGACCGTTCTTTTTGACAGCAACAACacgcggctccggacggcacAAATGTTGAAATAGAAACTTTCAACAGCAAATTCTTCAACGTTTGTGTTAAAATCGTCCCCAATACGCCACCAAAATGCGTATCGAGACGTGTTTCTTCTGCTCCAACAAAATCTATCCCGGCCATGGGATGGTTTTCGTGCGCAACGACTGCAAGGTAAGCGGAGTCTGCTCTCGGTTTGTTTACCTCCTTCTTGTGCACTAATCAggcattgttgttttttcccccctacCCCGGTTAGGTGTTCCGATTCTGTCGGTCCAAGTGTCGCCGTGCGttcaacaaaaagaagaacccGCGCAAGATCCGCTGGACCAAGGCGTACCGCAAGACGAACGCGAAGGAGCTGACGGTCGACCCGAGCTTCGAGTTCGAGAAGCGGCGCAATGTCCCGGTCAAGTACGATCGCGAGCTGTGGAACAAGACGATCGAGGCGGTGAAGAAGATCAACGAAATCAAGCACCGGCGCGAGTGCCACTTCGTGATGGAGCGGCTGCGCAAGGCGCGCGAACACGAGATCCATCGCGACATTGTGGACGTGCAGAAGAACATTTCACTGATCCGCTCACCCGCCATCGGATTGAAGGAGCGGCGGGCGAAGGAGGAAGCACAGGAATCGGCCCTGCTCATGGATGTGGAGGACGGCGAGGGCGAGGAGGAGGTCCAGTACGTCGATGCCCGCAAGCTGGAGAAACAGCTCGAAGAGTCGGCCAACCTTACGGATGATGAGGAAATGCTTCGCGCCTGAAGAGTGCCGGCAGAGTGTTTTGTTCTGTGTGCTCCCGCTTCTCGTTCGATAAGGATTTAGTGTGTAAGGAAAAtcgttgtaaaaaaaatgctttgccACTGTGCGATTGTAAACGGTTGAAGCAATAAAGGTGTTTCAACAAACCGAAGcaacagagcgagagagatgtGTTGGTTGAGGTAAAAATAGCGCACTCGCGGGGTTTTTCGCACGTAATAGGATTAAAGGGAAAACGCCATCGGTCGATCGATTTTCCGTACGCAGTTTCGATACGCTAACGCCCTTCCAGGGTCAGTATCAAGCGAACAACTGGGAACAATGGGTTGCCTGAAGAAACTGGTGCTTGCTTCACTCGTGACGACCGCACTGTGTTGTGGTGCATTGCTTGCGCTGTGGATATGGCTCGGTGTGGAAATTATTCCCAATCAAATCCGCGATCCACGCCTACTGCAAGATCGTTCGTTCGATTACATTATCGGTAAGACAGGTAGTAGCAGGCTGTGTGAATAGGTTTTAGGTCGCTAACGGCAATCCTTTCCCTCCAGTCGGTGCTGGAACTGCGGGATGTGTGTTGGCCAATCGGCTGTCCGAAAATCCGAACGTAaccgtgctgctggtggaagctGGTGATACGTTTGGGGCCGCTTCCATCATCCCCCTGATCAGCACGGCCATGCAGGGTACAAAGTACGATTGGGCTTTCCGGACGACACCACAGAAATACTCCTCCCACGGTCTAGGGAACAATGTAAGTGTGCAAGTGAACCCGGGCATTTTGGTCATTAATTAACGCTTGGACCGTGGTTACAGCAACAACTGCTACCACGCGGCAAAGGACTGGGCGGCTCGGGACAAATTAACTACATGTTGCATTTCACGGGCATACGGGAGGATTTTGACCGTTGGGAGCGGCTAGGTGCACGTGATTGGAGCTGGCACGCGATGAAACCTTATCTGGATAAGCTGAACCGTGCGGTGGATGGTGAACGGGAGGACGAGGATGAGACGAGTGAATGCAATCAGCAACTGACTGGCGAAGAGCTGTATGAGGTAAGCTAAATCAAATACTTTAAATGCCGTAAATAAGTTACTTTCATCCTTATTCTCTCAGACCAACAACCACTACGCCTCAATTTTATCGGACAGTGACAAGCACGGTGGAAGCATTAGCTTTTGTTCGAGGAAAACTACCCAAATCCACCCAACAGCGGAAGGTTTGTACATAACCGAGGTGGACACACGGGACTCGCTACTAGCGAAAGTGTTCACCGAGGCACCGCTAGAGCTTGGCTCGGAGTATCTTTTCAAACCCGCCCGGTACACCATCCGGAACGGAATCCGTTGGAGTAGCTACCATGCTTACCTTCGTCCCGCCTTCCGACGACCCAATCTGACCATTCTTACCTCCACGTCCGTTGCAAAGGTTCTGTTCGATGAAACCAATCGAACGAAGGGCATCCTCGTACAGCAAGCCACTGGAAACGGTCCCAATGCACAATCAGTTACCATTGCCGCTAAGCAGGAGGTGATTCTCAGCGCAGGGGCACTGCATACACCACAGCTGCTGAAACTGTCCGGCATTGGGCCGAAACTGGAGCTCAAGCGACACGGTATCGCTCTGGTGCACGATTCCCCGCTCGTGGGCAACAACTATTTCGATCACCTCAATCTACCACTGTTCGTCAGCATCAACGCCACGGCCAGCGTAACGATGGATAAGGTCCTTTCGGTGGATACGATCAGCCAGTACCTCCAGCACGGTCAGGGTGTACTGGCCACGACCGCCATCGCCGGCATTGGTAGCCCTCGCGGTGGTCGGTTCGGTATCATCCTCTTCGGGATGGGCAGTGTCGACGAGCAAGCGTTGCGCCACGTGTCCAACATGAAGCAGGACACGTTTCGAGCGTTTTTCCCCTCCTACCAAAACACCAGCCAGGAGGGTTTCCTGTTTCTGAGCACCTGCCATCAACCGGCCAGCCGGGGCGCAATTTTCCTCCGCGATCGACACATCGACAGTGAACCGTTCTTCAATCCCAACTATCTGAAGGATCGGACCGACATCGAGTGTATGATCGGGGCGATCCGACTGGCCGCTCGAACGGTACGCACGGCGGCGTTCCGTCGGATCGGGGCCCATCTGCACTGGCCAAACGTGAAACGATGTTCAAACTTTGGTCCACCGGTGGATGGGTCGCAGGAGGAACCGTCGGATCGGTTTTTGGAGTGCATCCTCCGTACCTCGGCACTGACCGGGCATCATCCGGGTGGGACGGCAGCGATCGGACTGCACGACGAGGCTGTGATTGACAATCAGCTAAGGTTAGTATGCGAAAACGGAATAAATTAGAGTGAAattttcatgtgttttttcATTGCAGAGTCAACGGAGTGAAAGGATTACGAGTGGTGGATGCAAGCATTTTCCCCGCACCCGTGTCCGGTACGCCGAACTCGGTTGTGATTGCGGTGGCCGAGAAAGGGAGCGATATAATACTGCAAGGAGCTGGtgattaatgttttatttcggTACGGTAAGAAAgctgtttgtaaaaaaaaagttgtgtaAAAGGAAacggagaaaaaaagaatcgCCTCCCCGACGGGGAATCGAACCCCGGTCTCCCGCGTGACAGGCGGGGATACTGACCACTATACTATCGAGGACATGTGAGGAGAGCCGCTCAAAGCGCTATATAAACACAATCTACGACTGAAAACTTGAATTCGTTGAGTgcgcattctttactgattaCACGTGGTTTAGGATTATTACGAAAATTCTTATTAACAATTTAATATGGATATCAACATACACTCCTGCTATTAACCACATATTATTTCACACTTTTGGTAATGGCTTGAACCATTTTGGCAACAGGGGCGAACTTGAAGACCAAAATAACCAATCATTGCCAATTACGATAGTGTGTGGTGTATACGACGTAACAGATATGAGGTTCTCAACCTGCTATCAGCGCAATTCCCCGGCCGGCAataatcaccaccaccaccaccacccggtgGTCATTCCTGTTGCTGCCCAGTCCATCATCCCCCTCGCGCACCTACTTGAAACTCTCGAATGTTTTCTCAATGTCAACGACACGGTTGGGAGATAACGGAGTGGCCACGTTGTGGAGCAACTGCGCCATCAGTACACAACACCTCCGCCTAGATCCAAACATATTTGAAACGCAGTTACTACACACGTTGTTGATACAGGCGGTTTGATGTAGGATACACACTTTCGATCATCTATAACCCAAATTCCTGGAGGGGGGACATTACATATTCTACCATTTCGGATGACTTTCAGAGGCGGACGAAGCGAGgttgattaaaaaaacacaacttttaGGCATATAAGTTATTTTGTTTCACATTGATAATATATAATTTTCACCAAATCAGTGTTTTTGTCAGTTGAAGtagtgctctctctctctctctctttcttcccacACTTCACTTAATGTGTATATACTGCAATTTCCCTTTTGCGACTGTTTTTCGCATCGCGTTCCGCATTTGAAAGAATAcgcaagacaaaaaaaaaagaatgaagtTGTCTGAGTGGGGGgccattgtttgtttgttttgtgttgtgagtgtttcttttttactatttttttgttaaagtaTTTTCTTCATTATTTATGCTCTATCCACCCCCCAACATACATGGGTTTGCTCCGCGCCGGCCGTAAACGTTTTAACACGTTGGTCAAGAaaagc encodes the following:
- the LOC1281631 gene encoding neither inactivation nor afterpotential protein G, producing MGCLKKLVLASLVTTALCCGALLALWIWLGVEIIPNQIRDPRLLQDRSFDYIIVGAGTAGCVLANRLSENPNVTVLLVEAGDTFGAASIIPLISTAMQGTKYDWAFRTTPQKYSSHGLGNNQQLLPRGKGLGGSGQINYMLHFTGIREDFDRWERLGARDWSWHAMKPYLDKLNRAVDGEREDEDETSECNQQLTGEELYETNNHYASILSDSDKHGGSISFCSRKTTQIHPTAEGLYITEVDTRDSLLAKVFTEAPLELGSEYLFKPARYTIRNGIRWSSYHAYLRPAFRRPNLTILTSTSVAKVLFDETNRTKGILVQQATGNGPNAQSVTIAAKQEVILSAGALHTPQLLKLSGIGPKLELKRHGIALVHDSPLVGNNYFDHLNLPLFVSINATASVTMDKVLSVDTISQYLQHGQGVLATTAIAGIGSPRGGRFGIILFGMGSVDEQALRHVSNMKQDTFRAFFPSYQNTSQEGFLFLSTCHQPASRGAIFLRDRHIDSEPFFNPNYLKDRTDIECMIGAIRLAARTVRTAAFRRIGAHLHWPNVKRCSNFGPPVDGSQEEPSDRFLECILRTSALTGHHPGGTAAIGLHDEAVIDNQLRVNGVKGLRVVDASIFPAPVSGTPNSVVIAVAEKGSDIILQGAGD
- the LOC4576818 gene encoding E3 ubiquitin-protein ligase TRIM37 isoform X1 codes for the protein MHRSLVQDLSLVGMASSSNRSDSRRHAPSTASAHSSTIPGSSSASMSSSVGATTTSYHSSMSCSPPDSPNATLSLSVSSSSARDASSRRHVLSHINDIFKCTICFGRLEDPHLCPQCSKLYCYDCIGEWLDSGSSQSCPNCKIFLQLDQLVKVRWFDDIQQLQRNLRALTCGSEERDGKPGEESLVPAADLCPKHRKRVNFYCSTCEQCVCEVCATGGDGDAGQHRDHTFKALQVTYEQHVALLDGELEKVEHYRDKLSLLLDKIDRNVELIRRVKTVKHKELEAIMVAALNSLDRQEEQKLTKLRVHQFKLMTEIEEVNEKLQAMRYDMEFHSKPQLIQMKPKIVAACNAIRLMPIRDFKQIRVPASLKIEIPHLFETGVFVVQNFSTFDDNKVVYSNEFSDCMGRTWRIMAWCVISEDHFGIYLELVHGRPCWMECTFQLIHLEPEKTISKTIRQYFDRTPQKGWGLRDFVTLKTILEENYLRLNDSLELLYNIRPCSPTETDHALDADESSSEH
- the LOC1281632 gene encoding probable ribosome biogenesis protein RLP24 — translated: MRIETCFFCSNKIYPGHGMVFVRNDCKVFRFCRSKCRRAFNKKKNPRKIRWTKAYRKTNAKELTVDPSFEFEKRRNVPVKYDRELWNKTIEAVKKINEIKHRRECHFVMERLRKAREHEIHRDIVDVQKNISLIRSPAIGLKERRAKEEAQESALLMDVEDGEGEEEVQYVDARKLEKQLEESANLTDDEEMLRA
- the LOC4576818 gene encoding E3 ubiquitin-protein ligase TRIM37 isoform X2, which encodes MASSSNRSDSRRHAPSTASAHSSTIPGSSSASMSSSVGATTTSYHSSMSCSPPDSPNATLSLSVSSSSARDASSRRHVLSHINDIFKCTICFGRLEDPHLCPQCSKLYCYDCIGEWLDSGSSQSCPNCKIFLQLDQLVKVRWFDDIQQLQRNLRALTCGSEERDGKPGEESLVPAADLCPKHRKRVNFYCSTCEQCVCEVCATGGDGDAGQHRDHTFKALQVTYEQHVALLDGELEKVEHYRDKLSLLLDKIDRNVELIRRVKTVKHKELEAIMVAALNSLDRQEEQKLTKLRVHQFKLMTEIEEVNEKLQAMRYDMEFHSKPQLIQMKPKIVAACNAIRLMPIRDFKQIRVPASLKIEIPHLFETGVFVVQNFSTFDDNKVVYSNEFSDCMGRTWRIMAWCVISEDHFGIYLELVHGRPCWMECTFQLIHLEPEKTISKTIRQYFDRTPQKGWGLRDFVTLKTILEENYLRLNDSLELLYNIRPCSPTETDHALDADESSSEH